One genomic region from Bradyrhizobium icense encodes:
- a CDS encoding cytosolic protein, which translates to MKSHLLLTASGPLLILTSHESLRDPNFLGKLKQKGIGKFVAFEVPVSLARERYGGHFQAVESDLHETDDLRVLDFNGQRVFQLFRFDELGAPTLQEQP; encoded by the coding sequence ATGAAATCGCATTTGCTGCTCACGGCGAGCGGTCCGTTGCTCATTCTCACGTCGCACGAGTCGTTGCGCGATCCGAATTTCCTCGGGAAGCTCAAGCAAAAAGGGATTGGCAAGTTCGTCGCATTTGAGGTTCCAGTGTCGCTCGCCAGGGAGCGCTACGGCGGGCATTTTCAAGCGGTCGAGAGTGATCTGCACGAGACCGATGATTTGAGAGTGCTCGACTTCAACGGCCAGCGGGTCTTTCAGCTCTTTCGTTTCGATGAACTCGGTGCACCGACCCTTCAAGAACAGCCGTGA
- a CDS encoding cysteine rich repeat-containing protein, with translation MKSIHVAAAALILSLAAGSLAQAQSGPTPQEQMACRSDAGKFCAEHIGKPPQMNACLKANKTKLSDGCRKVVESRGG, from the coding sequence ATGAAATCGATCCATGTCGCGGCCGCAGCCCTGATCCTGTCGCTCGCCGCCGGCTCGCTGGCTCAGGCGCAATCCGGCCCCACTCCCCAGGAGCAGATGGCCTGCCGTTCGGATGCCGGAAAATTCTGCGCCGAACATATCGGCAAGCCGCCGCAGATGAATGCCTGCCTGAAAGCGAACAAGACGAAGCTGTCGGACGGTTGCCGCAAGGTGGTGGAATCGCGGGGCGGGTAA
- a CDS encoding threonine ammonia-lyase, whose protein sequence is MPNPTKNVPPTKTASESRRLAVTPEDVTAAAASIAGSVVVTECDQSRTLSEICGCSLWLKFENLQFTSTFKERGALNRLLALSPEERRRGVIAMSAGNHAQGVAYHASRLGIPASIVMPVGTPMVKIENTRRHGANTIISGKTLEEAGEFARTHGEAHGMIMIHPYDDPLIIAGQGTIALEMLRAAPQLDTLVVPIGGGGLISGMAIAAKSLRPDLQIVGVQAQLYPSMYNAIKGQHLPMRGDTLAEGIAVKVPGRITTEIIRHLVDDIVLVTEDQIERAVTMLIAIEKTVVEGAGAAGLAAVLATPQRFAGRNVGLVLTGGNIDTRLIASVLTRELAREGRLTQIAIDIVDRPGQLAAVSALLAEAGANIIEVSHQRTFSDLPAKGTLLEVVIETRDRAHLDDVMKRLGEAGFVAWLPGRR, encoded by the coding sequence ATGCCGAACCCCACCAAGAATGTTCCGCCGACAAAAACCGCTTCCGAATCCCGCCGCCTTGCCGTCACGCCCGAGGACGTCACGGCCGCGGCCGCGTCCATTGCCGGGTCGGTCGTCGTCACCGAATGCGACCAGAGCCGGACGCTGAGCGAGATCTGCGGCTGCAGCCTCTGGCTCAAATTCGAGAACCTGCAGTTCACCTCGACGTTCAAGGAGCGCGGCGCGCTCAACCGGCTGCTGGCGCTGTCGCCGGAGGAGCGGCGGCGCGGCGTGATCGCGATGTCGGCCGGCAACCACGCGCAGGGCGTGGCCTATCATGCCAGCCGGCTCGGCATTCCCGCTAGCATCGTGATGCCGGTCGGCACCCCGATGGTGAAGATCGAGAACACGCGGCGTCACGGCGCGAATACGATCATCTCCGGCAAGACGCTGGAGGAGGCCGGCGAATTTGCGCGCACGCATGGCGAGGCGCACGGCATGATCATGATCCATCCTTACGACGATCCCTTGATCATCGCTGGGCAGGGCACCATCGCGCTGGAAATGCTCCGGGCCGCGCCGCAGCTCGATACGCTAGTGGTGCCGATCGGCGGCGGCGGGCTGATTTCCGGCATGGCGATTGCGGCCAAATCGCTGAGGCCGGACCTGCAGATCGTCGGCGTGCAGGCGCAGCTCTATCCCTCGATGTACAACGCCATCAAGGGCCAGCATCTGCCGATGCGCGGCGACACGCTTGCCGAAGGCATTGCAGTGAAGGTGCCGGGCCGGATCACCACCGAGATCATCCGCCATCTCGTCGATGACATCGTTCTCGTCACCGAAGATCAGATCGAGCGGGCGGTGACGATGCTGATCGCAATCGAAAAGACCGTGGTCGAGGGCGCCGGCGCCGCCGGCCTTGCGGCGGTGCTGGCGACGCCGCAGCGTTTTGCCGGCCGCAATGTCGGCCTTGTGCTAACTGGCGGCAACATCGACACGCGGCTGATCGCCTCCGTGCTGACCCGCGAGCTCGCGCGCGAGGGCAGGCTGACCCAGATCGCGATCGACATCGTCGACCGTCCCGGCCAGCTCGCCGCCGTCTCGGCGCTGCTCGCCGAAGCCGGCGCCAACATCATCGAGGTTTCACACCAGCGCACCTTCTCCGATCTTCCCGCCAAGGGCACCTTGCTCGAAGTCGTTATCGAAACGCGGGATCGGGCGCATCTAGATGACGTGATGAAGCGGCTCGGCGAAGCGGGGTTTGTCGCGTGGCTGCCCGGGCGACGATAA
- a CDS encoding energy-coupling factor ABC transporter ATP-binding protein, translating into MRAPSSELPIELDGVTVAAGGVTILDDIALALAPGPPTVLIGPNGSGKSTLLRLTMGLVAPSRGRITWGGLENVPPLKRAIVFQRPAMLRRSAAANLRFALRAAGIPRAEHARRIGELLELVGLAHLADRAARRLSGGEQQRLALARALARDPAVLFLDEPTASLDPIATKAVEDIIRAVSERNIKVVMATHDLGEARRLAGEVVMLHRGRIVEKGAAASFLDAPQTAEARAFLAGELLI; encoded by the coding sequence ATGCGCGCGCCCTCAAGCGAACTGCCGATTGAACTGGACGGCGTCACGGTGGCGGCCGGCGGCGTCACGATCCTCGACGACATCGCGCTCGCGCTGGCGCCGGGCCCGCCGACGGTATTGATCGGCCCCAACGGCTCGGGAAAATCGACGCTGCTGCGCCTGACGATGGGGCTGGTGGCGCCGTCGCGCGGACGCATCACCTGGGGCGGGCTGGAAAACGTTCCGCCGCTCAAGCGCGCGATCGTGTTTCAGCGCCCGGCGATGCTCCGGCGCAGCGCTGCCGCCAACCTCCGTTTCGCGCTGCGCGCCGCCGGCATCCCGCGCGCGGAGCATGCACGCCGCATCGGCGAATTGCTCGAACTGGTCGGCCTTGCTCATCTCGCCGACCGCGCGGCCCGAAGGCTGTCGGGCGGCGAGCAGCAGCGGCTGGCGCTGGCACGCGCGCTTGCGCGGGATCCCGCGGTGCTGTTCTTGGACGAGCCGACCGCAAGCCTCGATCCAATCGCCACCAAGGCGGTGGAAGACATCATCCGCGCCGTCAGCGAGCGCAACATCAAGGTCGTGATGGCGACCCATGATCTCGGCGAAGCGCGCAGGCTCGCCGGCGAGGTCGTGATGCTTCACCGCGGCCGCATTGTCGAAAAGGGTGCAGCCGCATCGTTCCTCGACGCGCCGCAAACCGCCGAGGCGAGGGCGTTCCTCGCGGGAGAACTACTGATTTAG
- a CDS encoding DMT family transporter: protein MASELSTRGAAALLAGVVFAWGTNWPVTKMIVHDVSPLWATALRCMIAAATLAPMLWAQGTFIVPKRGDLPVVFCTSILHLVAFSALVAAGLQFVPAGRAIVLGYTTPLWVAIGAAMFLSEQITRRRAIGIGCGLAGLAIIFNPQTLNWDDRNALFGSGLILLAAFCWAGNIVYVRAHKWISTPFQLVFWQVLLAAALLATIAWFVEGTLHIAWTWRLAALMLYSGIICTAFANWAMTMVNRSLPAVTTSLCLLATPLFGIVSATAILNEPLEPSLFLAMALIIGGIALGSVAGGSLRAKAA from the coding sequence ATGGCCAGTGAACTTTCAACCCGCGGCGCGGCGGCGCTACTTGCCGGCGTCGTGTTCGCGTGGGGAACCAACTGGCCGGTGACGAAGATGATCGTGCACGACGTGTCCCCGCTATGGGCGACGGCGCTGCGCTGCATGATCGCCGCCGCGACGCTGGCGCCGATGTTGTGGGCGCAGGGGACCTTCATCGTGCCGAAGCGCGGCGATCTGCCGGTCGTGTTCTGCACCTCGATCCTGCACCTGGTGGCGTTTTCCGCGCTGGTCGCGGCCGGGCTGCAATTCGTGCCGGCGGGAAGGGCGATCGTGCTTGGCTACACGACGCCGCTATGGGTCGCGATCGGAGCAGCCATGTTCCTGTCTGAGCAGATCACGCGCCGGCGCGCGATCGGTATCGGTTGTGGCCTGGCGGGTCTCGCGATCATCTTCAATCCGCAGACGCTGAACTGGGACGACCGCAACGCGCTGTTCGGCAGCGGCCTGATCCTGCTCGCGGCATTCTGCTGGGCCGGCAACATCGTTTACGTCCGCGCCCACAAGTGGATCTCGACGCCCTTTCAGCTCGTGTTCTGGCAGGTGTTGCTGGCGGCCGCGCTGCTTGCGACCATCGCGTGGTTCGTGGAAGGCACGCTACATATCGCGTGGACATGGCGCCTTGCCGCGTTGATGCTCTATAGCGGAATCATCTGCACGGCATTCGCCAACTGGGCGATGACGATGGTGAACCGGAGCCTGCCAGCCGTCACCACCTCGCTGTGCCTGCTGGCGACGCCGCTGTTCGGAATCGTCAGCGCGACCGCCATCCTGAACGAGCCGCTGGAGCCGTCGCTTTTTCTGGCGATGGCGCTGATCATCGGCGGCATCGCGCTTGGCAGCGTCGCTGGCGGCTCGCTTCGCGCGAAAGCCGCCTAA
- a CDS encoding helix-turn-helix transcriptional regulator, whose translation MPELLTTDEAAEYLRLSERKLYELVANREVPCSKVTGRWLFPRTALDRWVSAGLIAPAALTQVAAPPIVGGSHDPLLEWALRESNCGLASLPEGSEQGLRRLTRGDVLVAAIHLHRLDGDDERANVETVADAPGLHDAVVLGFARREQGIMVASGNPLGLSDMASIATSRARMAQRPAGAGAQLLLLALLARARIALDDLKLAKPAFPTGPDIAQAIRAGRIDCGIATRSVAKSAGLDFLPLVWERFDLVMRQRDYFGKGPQALFDFIRGPGFHDRAGELGGYDVSDAGTVRLVN comes from the coding sequence ATGCCGGAACTCCTCACGACAGACGAAGCGGCCGAGTATCTCCGCCTTTCCGAGCGCAAGCTCTACGAGCTGGTGGCGAACCGCGAAGTGCCTTGCAGCAAGGTGACCGGGCGCTGGCTGTTTCCGCGCACGGCGCTGGACCGCTGGGTGTCCGCCGGCCTGATCGCGCCGGCCGCGCTGACGCAGGTGGCAGCGCCGCCGATCGTTGGCGGCAGTCACGATCCACTGCTGGAATGGGCCTTGCGCGAAAGCAATTGCGGCCTCGCCAGCCTGCCCGAAGGCAGCGAGCAAGGCCTGCGGCGGTTGACGCGGGGCGATGTGCTGGTCGCGGCGATCCACCTGCACCGCCTTGATGGCGATGACGAGCGCGCCAATGTCGAGACGGTCGCCGATGCGCCCGGCTTGCACGATGCGGTCGTGCTCGGCTTTGCCCGGCGTGAGCAGGGAATTATGGTTGCATCAGGCAATCCGCTGGGCCTGAGCGACATGGCCTCGATCGCGACCTCACGCGCGCGCATGGCGCAACGCCCGGCGGGCGCCGGCGCGCAATTGCTGCTGCTCGCGCTACTCGCTCGCGCACGCATCGCGCTCGACGATCTGAAACTGGCAAAGCCCGCCTTCCCGACCGGCCCCGATATCGCCCAGGCGATCCGCGCCGGCCGCATCGATTGCGGCATCGCGACGCGGAGCGTGGCGAAATCAGCGGGGCTCGATTTCCTGCCGCTCGTCTGGGAGCGTTTCGATCTCGTGATGCGCCAGCGCGACTACTTCGGGAAGGGACCGCAGGCGCTGTTCGATTTCATCCGCGGGCCGGGCTTCCACGATCGCGCGGGCGAACTCGGCGGTTATGACGTCAGCGACGCCGGCACGGTGCGGCTGGTGAATTGA
- a CDS encoding response regulator, whose protein sequence is MNSLSDGPRAEAITVVLVEDDAPTLWRLQDALAKAGYQVRAAGTLAEARACLAQGAPKVLLTDLQLPDGHGVDLIRETRQRFPDTEIMVISILGDEESVISAITVGATGYLLKDAFPTDIAATVRDLVAGHSPISASIARFIVRRTQSTPEPPPGPVLNTAKLTPREIDILWGIAKGFSYAEIASHLGLSRQTVPGHIKSIYRKLEVHTRGEAVFEAVQQGLIKL, encoded by the coding sequence ATGAATTCATTGAGCGATGGGCCCAGGGCGGAAGCCATCACGGTCGTGCTGGTCGAGGACGACGCGCCGACGCTTTGGCGGCTGCAGGACGCGCTGGCCAAGGCCGGGTACCAGGTCAGGGCCGCCGGCACGCTCGCCGAAGCCCGCGCCTGCCTTGCGCAAGGCGCGCCGAAGGTGCTGCTGACCGATCTTCAGTTGCCGGATGGCCATGGCGTCGACCTGATCCGCGAGACGCGGCAGCGCTTTCCCGACACCGAGATCATGGTGATCTCGATCCTCGGCGACGAGGAAAGCGTGATTTCGGCGATCACCGTCGGCGCGACCGGCTATCTGCTCAAGGACGCCTTCCCGACCGACATCGCCGCCACCGTGCGCGATCTCGTCGCCGGACACTCGCCGATCTCGGCCTCGATCGCGCGCTTCATCGTGCGCCGAACCCAGAGCACGCCGGAGCCGCCGCCCGGTCCAGTACTCAACACCGCCAAACTGACGCCACGCGAAATCGACATTCTCTGGGGCATCGCCAAGGGCTTTAGCTACGCCGAGATTGCCAGCCATCTCGGCCTGTCACGCCAGACTGTGCCCGGGCATATCAAGAGTATCTATCGCAAGCTCGAGGTCCATACCCGGGGCGAGGCGGTGTTCGAGGCGGTCCAGCAGGGCTTGATCAAGTTGTGA
- a CDS encoding ABC transporter permease, whose product MPELSALQLVLSGDPALFAIVRLSLYVSLSAVLLAALIGIPLGAWIALTRFPGRQGVIVLLNALMGLPPVVVGLAVYLALSRSGPFGAFGLLFTSTAMIIAQTVLVTPIIAALTRQTIEDLWLEYRDELTAMNLGPVGRVMALIWDARFSLVTALLAGFGRAAAEVGAIIIVGGNIEGFTRTMTTAIALETSKGDLPLAVGLGLVLIAIVIAVNALAWSVRRAGERLAG is encoded by the coding sequence ATGCCAGAGCTATCAGCCCTTCAGCTCGTCCTCAGCGGAGATCCCGCGCTGTTCGCCATCGTGCGGCTGTCGCTCTATGTGAGTCTGTCGGCGGTGCTGCTGGCCGCGCTGATCGGCATTCCGCTCGGCGCCTGGATCGCGCTGACGAGATTTCCCGGCCGCCAGGGCGTCATCGTCCTGCTCAACGCGCTGATGGGCCTGCCCCCGGTCGTCGTCGGTCTCGCAGTGTACCTCGCACTGTCGCGCTCCGGGCCGTTCGGCGCGTTCGGCCTGTTGTTCACATCAACCGCCATGATCATCGCGCAGACCGTGCTGGTCACGCCGATCATCGCCGCGCTGACGCGCCAGACCATCGAGGATCTCTGGCTCGAATACCGCGATGAACTCACCGCAATGAACCTTGGCCCGGTCGGCCGCGTCATGGCGCTGATCTGGGATGCGCGCTTCAGCCTGGTCACGGCGCTGCTCGCCGGCTTTGGCCGTGCGGCGGCGGAGGTCGGCGCCATCATCATCGTCGGCGGCAACATCGAGGGCTTCACCCGCACGATGACGACGGCGATTGCGCTGGAGACTTCCAAAGGCGACCTGCCGCTCGCGGTCGGCCTCGGCCTCGTGCTGATCGCGATCGTGATCGCCGTCAACGCGCTGGCCTGGAGCGTGCGCCGCGCCGGCGAGCGATTGGCAGGATGA
- a CDS encoding substrate-binding domain-containing protein, producing the protein MLTRRLLIAATVTLAFASHAVAQDKSIVVASTTSTQDSGLFGHILPMFKARTGIDVKVVAQGTGQALDTGRRGDADVVFVHAKPAEEKFVSEGFGVKRYPVMYNDFILIGPKSDPARIKGSKDIVAALSAIKAKAADFISRGDKSGTHQAELNLWKVAGIDIAKDKGAWYKEIGQGMGAALNTASASNAYVLADRGTWLSFKNRGDLVISVEGDKRLFNQYGVMLVNPEKHPSVKKDLSQQFIDWLISAEGQKAIAGYKINGEQLFYPNASDSGA; encoded by the coding sequence ATGCTCACGCGCCGCCTGCTGATTGCGGCCACGGTCACGCTTGCATTTGCAAGTCACGCCGTCGCGCAGGACAAATCGATCGTGGTGGCCTCGACCACCTCGACGCAGGATTCCGGTCTGTTCGGCCACATCCTGCCGATGTTCAAGGCCAGGACCGGCATCGACGTGAAGGTGGTGGCGCAGGGCACGGGACAAGCGCTCGATACCGGCCGCCGGGGCGATGCCGACGTCGTGTTCGTCCACGCCAAACCTGCGGAAGAAAAATTTGTGTCCGAAGGTTTTGGCGTGAAGCGATATCCCGTGATGTATAACGACTTCATCCTGATCGGCCCGAAGAGCGATCCGGCCCGCATCAAGGGCTCAAAGGATATCGTCGCGGCGCTCAGCGCGATCAAGGCGAAGGCCGCAGACTTCATCTCGCGCGGCGACAAGTCCGGCACTCACCAGGCCGAGCTCAATCTCTGGAAGGTCGCCGGCATCGACATCGCGAAAGACAAGGGCGCCTGGTACAAGGAGATCGGGCAGGGCATGGGCGCTGCGCTCAACACCGCGTCCGCCTCGAATGCCTATGTGCTCGCCGATCGCGGCACCTGGCTGTCGTTCAAGAACCGCGGCGACCTCGTGATTTCAGTCGAAGGCGACAAGCGCTTATTCAACCAGTACGGCGTCATGCTGGTGAATCCGGAAAAGCATCCGAGCGTCAAGAAGGATCTCAGTCAGCAATTCATCGACTGGCTGATATCGGCTGAGGGCCAGAAGGCAATCGCCGGCTACAAGATCAACGGTGAGCAGTTGTTCTATCCCAACGCCAGCGATTCCGGTGCGTGA
- a CDS encoding sensor histidine kinase, whose amino-acid sequence MNDHGDDVQPELPGRARRRLRSSRLIQYLLLQAVIAVAGVAVLLQSLPGPPAQYQVTAFQLTEAGAERPVTLPYFSPLRNAMNDPPRFQGHFVRPAGETSQAWSVFLPRFTNGVEVTVNDVVILDSRRDPAANRPDRNTPAIAVIPASVLRDGDNAISIRLFIWGPISGFLDRIWVGPDEALRPTYNLRTLVFVTLPVVFSSWQAILAVILGIMWVMRRHEPAYGVLAAAMAVGVGQAFLQTPMGETPFSRLNVILISSAPIESALVLVFALLLSGWKWQRYAWIIFIPGIALALAGLFGNQALVRALFLILAVPMVGISLLIMAVVTARSALQRQNVASFLLGCAVTIMLTCWIVDLLSVFQMMPNRIFTARLSYSAMLVAIGAGLTWRFARALNQVDGFAGRLVTQVREAEEKLKASFAREEERARAAALARERTRLMRDLHDGLGGQLVSIVALSERGNGSAGIGDAARAALKDLRLVIDSMDDIGGDLMLALGSWRERAMAQLRPHDIALDWRAVTAQGLPVHPELRPWHVIQIVRLLDEAVTNAVKHAEARRITVRIETLAGADGVERGCITVEDDGKGFEIASDGGAAGAAKTARGLRNMRSRAARCGAELELSSCAQGTRKGTRVRLTLPHRFPDSDGG is encoded by the coding sequence GTGAACGATCACGGCGACGACGTGCAACCGGAGCTGCCCGGCCGCGCGCGGCGTCGGCTGCGATCGTCCCGTCTCATCCAGTATCTGCTGTTGCAGGCGGTAATCGCCGTCGCCGGCGTCGCGGTGCTTCTGCAATCGCTGCCCGGACCTCCCGCGCAGTATCAGGTGACGGCCTTTCAGCTCACCGAAGCCGGCGCCGAGCGGCCGGTGACGCTGCCGTACTTCTCCCCGTTGCGCAATGCGATGAACGATCCGCCGCGTTTCCAGGGACACTTCGTCCGCCCGGCCGGCGAGACCTCGCAGGCCTGGTCGGTGTTCCTGCCGCGCTTCACCAACGGTGTCGAGGTTACCGTCAACGATGTCGTGATCCTCGACAGCCGGCGCGATCCCGCCGCCAACCGGCCCGACCGGAACACGCCGGCGATTGCGGTAATCCCCGCATCGGTGCTGCGCGACGGCGACAACGCCATCTCGATCCGGCTGTTCATCTGGGGTCCGATATCAGGCTTTCTCGATCGCATCTGGGTCGGCCCGGATGAAGCGTTGCGTCCGACCTATAATCTCAGAACGCTGGTGTTCGTCACATTGCCGGTGGTGTTCTCGTCCTGGCAGGCGATTCTGGCCGTGATCCTCGGCATCATGTGGGTGATGCGGCGCCATGAGCCGGCCTATGGCGTTCTGGCGGCGGCGATGGCCGTGGGTGTCGGCCAGGCGTTCCTGCAAACGCCTATGGGCGAGACGCCGTTTTCCAGGTTGAACGTGATCCTGATTTCCTCCGCGCCGATCGAAAGCGCGCTGGTCTTGGTCTTTGCGCTGCTGCTCTCGGGCTGGAAGTGGCAGCGCTACGCCTGGATCATCTTCATTCCGGGCATCGCATTGGCGCTGGCCGGCCTGTTCGGAAATCAGGCGCTGGTGCGCGCCCTGTTCCTGATTCTCGCCGTACCCATGGTCGGCATCTCCCTTCTCATCATGGCCGTCGTTACCGCGCGATCGGCGCTGCAACGGCAGAACGTCGCGAGTTTTCTGCTTGGCTGCGCGGTCACGATCATGCTGACCTGCTGGATCGTCGACCTGCTCTCGGTGTTTCAGATGATGCCCAACCGCATCTTCACCGCGCGGCTGTCCTATTCGGCGATGCTGGTCGCGATCGGCGCGGGGTTGACCTGGCGCTTCGCCCGAGCGCTCAATCAGGTCGACGGCTTTGCCGGCCGCCTCGTCACCCAGGTGCGCGAGGCGGAGGAAAAGCTGAAGGCCAGTTTCGCCCGCGAGGAGGAGCGCGCCCGCGCCGCGGCGCTGGCGCGGGAGCGCACACGGCTGATGCGCGACCTGCATGACGGGCTCGGCGGCCAGCTCGTCAGCATCGTAGCGCTCAGCGAGCGCGGCAATGGCAGCGCAGGGATAGGCGATGCGGCACGCGCGGCGCTGAAGGATCTGCGCCTCGTCATCGACTCCATGGACGACATCGGCGGCGATCTGATGCTGGCGCTGGGCTCATGGCGCGAACGCGCCATGGCGCAACTGCGTCCGCATGACATCGCGCTGGATTGGCGCGCGGTCACGGCGCAGGGCCTGCCGGTTCATCCCGAACTGCGGCCGTGGCACGTCATCCAGATCGTACGGCTGCTGGATGAAGCCGTGACCAATGCGGTCAAGCACGCCGAGGCACGGCGCATTACGGTGAGGATCGAGACGCTGGCGGGCGCCGATGGCGTCGAGCGCGGCTGCATCACCGTCGAAGACGACGGCAAGGGCTTTGAGATCGCGTCTGACGGCGGGGCCGCAGGAGCTGCGAAAACGGCGCGCGGTCTGCGCAACATGCGAAGCCGCGCCGCGCGCTGCGGCGCGGAGCTGGAACTGAGCTCCTGCGCCCAAGGAACTCGCAAAGGCACGCGCGTCAGGCTGACCTTGCCTCACCGCTTTCCCGACAGCGACGGCGGTTAG
- a CDS encoding transglycosylase SLT domain-containing protein: MVAAPRETGTTADAAAHAAASVSDGSASPNLICEAVKAAAEENDIPIGFLARLLWQESRFRIAEVSSAGAQGIAQFMPQTAVEMGLRNPFDPLQAIPASARFLRKLHNQFGNLGLAAAAYNAGGGRIEKWLSRRGALPKETRAYVKIITGHKAEAWTDENNTVHMPTDLPDKAPCEGVGGLSKEDQVAEIPVDLAPSISVMLRKADIAEESHAALKKRRVVASRTAKAVRTAYRNAHARVTRLAGKAATRKLGKQSGTRFASDNSRTKSSRASREL; encoded by the coding sequence GTGGTTGCCGCGCCACGCGAGACGGGAACGACAGCCGATGCCGCCGCTCATGCAGCCGCTTCCGTCAGCGACGGGTCCGCGTCACCGAACCTGATCTGTGAAGCGGTGAAGGCGGCCGCTGAGGAAAACGATATTCCGATCGGATTTCTCGCGCGCCTGCTCTGGCAGGAAAGCAGGTTTCGGATTGCGGAGGTCAGCTCTGCAGGCGCGCAGGGCATTGCGCAATTCATGCCGCAAACCGCAGTCGAAATGGGTTTGAGAAACCCGTTCGATCCGCTGCAGGCGATTCCTGCGTCGGCAAGATTTCTTCGCAAGCTTCATAATCAGTTCGGAAATCTCGGGCTTGCGGCGGCCGCGTATAATGCGGGCGGCGGCAGGATCGAGAAGTGGTTATCGCGGCGCGGCGCGTTGCCGAAGGAAACGCGCGCTTACGTCAAGATCATCACCGGCCACAAGGCCGAGGCCTGGACGGACGAAAACAATACTGTCCACATGCCGACGGACCTGCCGGACAAGGCACCATGCGAAGGAGTCGGTGGCCTGTCGAAGGAAGACCAGGTCGCCGAAATTCCGGTCGATCTGGCGCCTTCCATCAGCGTGATGTTGCGAAAGGCCGATATCGCCGAAGAGAGCCACGCGGCGCTCAAGAAGCGGCGGGTTGTTGCAAGTCGAACCGCAAAGGCCGTACGTACGGCGTACCGGAATGCGCATGCCCGGGTAACCCGGCTGGCAGGAAAGGCTGCGACACGGAAGCTCGGCAAGCAATCCGGCACCCGCTTTGCGTCGGACAACAGCCGAACAAAGTCATCGAGAGCATCGCGGGAACTGTAG